The Dermacentor variabilis isolate Ectoservices chromosome 4, ASM5094787v1, whole genome shotgun sequence genome contains the following window.
ATTCCGAATGTCACATGAAGGTTTGTGGAGTTACTCCTGACTTGCATAACGCGTTTGAGCGTTGTATTCATCTTGTGAAGCACCTATAGATTGGAGTATAACTTCTGGCGAATACTTGCAGCAAACGATATTTTTATtggatatttatatttttttacagaGTTACGGGCTCTGACACGAATAGTCAAGAAGGACGGTTTCATACTTTTACATTGCAGCCGATTATAAGGCATAATCCACGGGGTTTTTTCCAGACGCCGAATGACCGCTTCCTGCGTGATGTAATCCGATCGAACACTGCTGCGCCACTGCGAACATCACTTCCgggtgaaacaaaaaaagaaaacggtatCCACTGAACGTCGCCGACGGCGCCGCGAACCCAAACAAACCCATACGACGCACTCGCCGGTCGCCTCTGGCAGTACTTCTTTATTAATCGTCCTATGGCGCAGCACCAGACGGCTTGGCCGCTGCACTGGGCAGCCGTTATGCCAGACTTGGGTGCGCAGTTACAAAGCGGCTAGCCGCAGAATGCGCAGAGGCGACTGCTGAGCcaaaacagacacacagacacatacGCGAGGAGATAGACTAAAGCGTGCACCACTGCCGCGGCGTCAATGACTCCGCTCGGCTCTTTGCATCCAGTGCGGCCCGAGTAAACACAGCATCGCCGGTGTCGGCGCTAGCACGTCGGTGGCGCAAACGAGGACGGCCTTTAACTAACGGGTGAGGCTCACCGCTTTCGTTTTTCGCGACGGAGCAGGTTCTGACGCAGTCTCGCCGCTACGCAGTAGTGGTCGGCCGGCGGCTCGCACTTCCGCCCACCGGCGGGTGGTGAGGGGGGCGGCGAGGTTGCCCGCGGGCGGACAGGCGAGGGTAGCCAGTCCCCGAAGCGGCTCTCGGGAGTAGCCGCCGGTTTCCCCGCCGCTGCGGCGAACAACACACCCACGCATGCACTCCAGCGGCGTGTTGGGGGCAGCGCGCGTGAGCGCGCGTTGCGGAAGTTCGGAGCCCACGGAGCGCGCTACGCCGCCGGTTCCCTGAGTGTTACAGCAGCGGCTGTTGACCTCCTCCATGCTGTTGACCCCCGACGCCAGCGCCATCCACCGCCTCCCAGTGCACTAGCACGGCAAGAGCGCCTCttcctactcgctgtgtttttcTGTCTGCGTTTTTTTTATCCCCCTGTGACGTCCGCGCCGCCGTCTGGGAGATGGTTCGTCTGCACTTTTCGGCCGCCGCTGCCTGATCAATAGAAGACGGctgc
Protein-coding sequences here:
- the LOC142577716 gene encoding uncharacterized protein LOC142577716; its protein translation is MALASGVNSMEEVNSRCCNTQGTGGVARSVGSELPQRALTRAAPNTPLECMRGCVVRRSGGETGGYSREPLRGLATLACPPAGNLAAPLTTRRWAEVRAAGRPLLRSGETASEPAPSRKTKAGRSAPAILRAGSTRAAAEEGSHRRRPEAAAAPRESDC